From Scomber scombrus chromosome 6, fScoSco1.1, whole genome shotgun sequence, the proteins below share one genomic window:
- the hapln3 gene encoding hyaluronan and proteoglycan link protein 3 has product MLSQLRPLLAVCLYLQLPGGQGWFPGYSNGFHYQDITNGNGNGEIYFNGVSLHVESPEHSVSATRGGSVILPCHYHYEPELSTPRKTRVKWSWLPANPISAPASLEAFAKETDVMVAMGNRHRSYGSFRGRVRLRRSAPGDMSLVINELHLNDTGRYRCEVIDGLEDESVTVELELRGVVFPYYSQKGRYHYNFLGAQQACKDQEATLATFEQLYAAWEEGLDWCNAGWLADGTVQYPITVPRDGCGGVDLAPGLRSYGQRHRFLQRYDVFCFAASVTGDVYFLKQPTRLNFTEAVEACASNGSQIAKVGQLYSAWRLMGLDRCDAGWLADGSVRYPITKARPNCGPLEPGVRSFGFPPLHQKFGVYCYR; this is encoded by the exons ATGTTAAGTCAActgcgccccctgctggccgtCTGCTTGTACCTGCAGCTGCCCGGTGGTCAGGGCTGGTTCCCCGGGTACAGCAATGGCTTCCACTACCAGGACATCACCAATGGGAATGGCAATGGAGAGA TCTACTTCAATGGGGTGAGTCTCCATGTTGAATCCCCGGAGCATTCAGTCTCAGCCACCAGGGGAGGCAGTGTCATCCTGCCCTGTCACTACCACTATGAGCCTGAGCTTTCCACACCTCGCAAGACCCGGGTCAAATGGTCCTGGTTGCCTGCCAACCCCATCAGTGCACCTGCTTCCCTCGAAGCCTTCGCCAAGGAAACTGATGTGATGGTTGCCATGGGAAACCGGCACCGCAGCTATGGCAGCTTCAGGGGCCGTGTCCGCCTGCGCCGCTCAGCACCGGGGGACATGTCTCTGGTGATCAATGAGCTGCATCTCAACGACACGGGCAGATACCGCTGTGAGGTGATCGACGGCCTGGAGGACGAGAGTGTGACAGTGGAGCTGGAGTTGCGGG GTGTGGTGTTTCCTTACTACTCTCAGAAAGGACGCTACCATTACAACTTCCTGGGGGCCCAACAAGCATGTAAGGACCAGGAAGCCACTCTAGCTACGTTTGAGCAGCTCTACGCAGCGTGGGAGGAGGGGCTGGACTGGTGTAACGCTGGCTGGTTGGCTGATGGCACAGTGCAGTATCCAATCACAGTCCCACGTGATGGATGTGGGGGTGTGGACTTAGCTCCTGGTTTGCGTAGCTACGGACAACGACACCGCTTCCTTCAGCGCTACGATGTTTTCTGCTTTGCCGCCTCTGTTACGG GTGACGTCTACTTCTTAAAGCAACCAACCAGACTCAACTTCACAGAAGCAGTCGAGGCTTGTGCCAGTAACGGCAGTCAAATTGCCAAAGTGGGCCAGCTGTATTCCGCCTGGAGGCTGATGGGTTTGGACCGATGTGACGCAGGTTGGTTGGCTGATGGGAGCGTCCGTTATCCCATCACAAAGGCGCGGCCTAACTGCGGCCCACTAGAGCCAGGGGTGCGTAGTTTCGGGTTTCCGCCTCTGCACCAGAAATTTGGCGTCTACTGTTATCGGTAG
- the acanb gene encoding aggrecan core protein, whose translation MTPLLLLCVLLPLISATPFEEHDEMDGTLRVSIPMEVPLRPLMGGKVVVPCYFQDNTVNDPGAPTVAPLSHRIKWSYVTKEKVTTILVASEGKVNVEIEYLDRVTMVNYPLVPTDATLEITELRSKDSGTYRCEVTHGIEDNYDSVEVQVQGIVFHYRAISTRYTLTFEKAKAACIQNSATIATPAQLQAAYDDGYHQCDAGWLSDQTVRYPIHEPRERCFGDKETFPGVRTYGVRDVNETYDVYCFAEKMSGRVFYSMSIEKFTFYEAGDQCGKLGARLATTGELYLAWKSGMDVCNAGWLADRSVRYPINIARPQCGGGLLGVRTVYLFPNQTGYPYPDTRYDAICFSAGEDEGAVPGRTTPFPDIIRMTPAPGLYPGLTPRPGGEEIKRGEVGTLSPLPIPPSVVDTFIKVTPGLDLTDAAMGPTGVVFHYRPITGRYTLSFLEAHKACQSIGAAVASPQQLQAAFEKGLHQCDAGWLRDQTVRYPIVSPRDNCAGNLPHIPGVRSYGLRPANELYDVFCYVERLEGEVFFTSDYDSFSYEEAVQHCHKLNTTLATPGHLYAAWNKGFDKCRPGWLMDRSVRYPITNPRAHCGGGQVGVNIIYAYPNQTGFPDEHSRYDAYCFKAELPITHVENETSMNLTMVVVDEIINKTTITTQFPPVTPILPPVHVDASGSGSADHSASGEISGESSTSGASGDVSGSGREVVFSGRTDISSGDQSASGGPQEAEGGSAVTFTSGEPGSASASGSGEGFDRQHSGFDQSGSGFTSASGGISGSGGESLITIVDEKIEEVLTHQTFTEQELGSGGFLTSGMSGSGIMSGSGSMFGSGIMSGSGSMSGSGSMSGSGSMSGSGTSGFSGISFIDHSGVDLTVQSSEQEAYRPSGSGYPSGFPSGFPSGASGSGSASGDSSQHRGDVIYLTDDGMMEVTMQQPTRVPEQGRGVVEISGQGSGSGFHYEFSGTLDQSLHVSGSGAHHEKPSTEELSIALQPGSTMAYPEYVANLAQSGHEEEEQESRAGPTVYVVTPDAATGSPTTAPSVSLSTPAVLEEPEAVEDPCDPNPCGSGSCSVQGELAVCQCPNGFSGEDCSTPVQGCAEGWLEFKGSCYLHFAERHTWSEAEQRCQELNAHLVSISSQEEQQFVNSNGQDYQWIGLNDKDVQNEFHWTDGTPLTFVNWRPNQPDNYFDSGEDCVVMIWHEGGQWNDVPCNYHLPFICKTGPVTCGAPPEVEHSRPMGGSREHYPVNSIVRYQCDPGFTQRHLPVIRCMANGQWEEPQVECIEATANSNRLHKRSLRSRSKGVSSQQEQRKLL comes from the exons ATGACCCCCCTGCTTCTGCTGTGTGTGCTCTTGCCCCTCATCTCGGCAACGCCATTTGAAGAACATGACG AGATGGATGGCACATTGCGTGTCAGCATCCCAATGGAGGTGCCTCTCCGTCCTCTGATGGGCGGGAAGGTAGTGGTGCCATGCTACTTCCAGGACAACACTGTCAACGACCCCGGTGCCCCAACTGTCGCTCCGCTCTCCCATCGTATCAAATGGTCCTACGTCACCAAGGAGAAAGTCACCACGATACTGGTGGCATCAGAGGGAAAAGTTAATGTGGAGATAGAGTATTTAGACAGAGTGACAATGGTCAACTACCCACTCGTGCCCACCGATGCCACCCTGGAGATTACAGAGCTGAGGTCCAAAGATTCTGGCACCTACCGCTGCGAGGTGACGCATGGCATTGAGGATAACTACGACTCTGTGGAGGTCCAGGTTCAGG GTATTGTGTTCCACTACCGAGCCATCTCCACCCGCTACACCTTGACGTTTGAGAAGGCAAAGGCTGCTTGCATTCAGAACAGTGCCACCATCGCCACCCCAGCCCAACTTCAGGCCGCCTACGATGATGGATACCACCAGTGTGATGCTGGATGGCTGTCGGATCAGACTGTCAG GTACCCCATCCATGAACCACGTGAACGTTGCTTTGGAGACAAGGAGACCTTTCCTGGAGTGAGAACCTATGGCGTGAGAGACGTTAACGAAACCTACGACGTGTACTGTTTTGCTGAGAAAATGTCAG gCAGAGTCTTCTACTCTATGTCTATAGAGAAGTTTACCTTCTACGAAGCCGGAGATCAGTGTGGTAAACTCGGTGCTCGGCTCGCCACCACCGGAGAGCTTTACTTGGCCTGGAAGTCTGGCATGGATGTGTGTAACGCGGGCTGGCTGGCAGACAGGAGCGTACGTTACCCCATTAACATCGCCAGGCCTCAGTGTGGAGGAGGGCTTCTGGGAGTGAGAACCGTCTACCTGTTCCCCAACCAGACAGGATACCCCTACCCAGACACCCGCTACGACGCCATCTGCTTCAGTG CTGGTGAGGATGAGGGTGCAGTGCCTGGGAGGACCACCCCCTTCCCAGACATCATCCGCATGACACCCGCCCCTGGGCTTTATCCAGGCCTCACCCCCCGACCTGGAGGTGAGGAGATCAAGCGTGGAGAGGTGGGCACCCTCTCCCCACTGCCCATCCCACCCAGTGTGGTGGACACATTCATTAAAGTGACTCCTGGACTGGATCTCACAGATGCTGCCATGGGTCCTACAG GTGTGGTGTTCCACTACCGACCCATTACAGGCCGGTACACACTGTCCTTCTTGGAGGCTCACAAAGCCTGTCAGAGTATCGGAGCGGCCGTCGCTAGCCCCCAGCAGCTACAGGCAGCCTTTGAGAAAGGTCTGCACCAATGTGATGCTGGCTGGCTCCGCGACCAGACTGTCAG GTATCCCATCGTGTCACCCAGAGATAACTGTGCTGGTAATCTGCCACACATTCCAGGGGTCAGATCCTATGGCTTGAGGCCAGCCAACGAACTCTATGATGTGTTTTGTTACGTAGAACGTCTGGAAG gtGAGGTCTTCTTCACCAGCGACTATGACAGCTTCTCCTATGAGGAGGCTGTGCAGCACTGCCACAAACTCAACACCACCCTTGCCACCCCCGGGCATCTGTACGCCGCCTGGAATAAAGGATTTGATAAGTGCCGTCCAGGCTGGCTGATGGACCGCAGTGTCCGCTACCCCATCACAAATCCCAGGGCCCACTGTGGTGGTGGCCAGGTGGGGGTCAACATCATCTACGCCTACCCCAACCAAACCGGCTTCCCTGATGAGCACTCACGCTACGATGCCTATTGTTTCAAAG ctgaACTCCCAATCACCCATGTTGAAAATGAGACCAGTATGAACTTGAcgatggtggtggtggat GAGATCATCAACAAGACAACCATCACAACTCA GTTTCCCCCAGTGACACCCATTTTACCTCCAGTCCATGTTGATGCATCAGGCTCTGGTTCAGCTGATCATTCAGCCAGCGGGGAAATCTCAGGGGAGTCCAGCACCTCAGGCGCAAGTGGTGACGTCTCTGGCTCAGGACGGGAAGTCGTCTTCAGCGGTCGCACTGACATCTCCTCTGGAGACCAGTCTGCCTCTGGAGGTCCACAGGAGGCAGAAGGTGGTAGTGCTGTCACCTTCACATCTGGAGAACCCGGTAGTGCATCTGCCTCTGGATCTGGGGAGGGATTTGACAGACAACACTCAGGCTTCGATCAATCAGGATCAGGTTTTACCAGTGCTAGTGGTGGTATTAGTGGTAGTGGTGGAGAGTCATTGATCACCATAGTGGATGAGAAGATTGAAGAGGTGTTGACCCACCAAACATTCACTGAACAGGAGTTAGGCAGTGGAGGCTTCCTGACATCAGGTATGTCCGGATCAGGAATTATGTCCGGATCAGGAAGTATGTTCGGATCAGGAATTATGTCCGGATCAGGAAGTATGTCCGGATCAGGAAGTATGTCCGGATCAGGAAGTATGTCTGGGTCAGGCACCAGTGGATTCTCTGGCATATCATTCATCGATCACAGTGGTGTTGACCTTACAGTCCAGTCATCTGAGCAGGAAGCGTATCGTCCCTCTGGATCAGGGTACCCCAGTGGATTTCCAAGTGGTTTTCCATCTGGTGCATCAGGCAGCGGCTCTGCCTCTGGAGACTCTTCCCAGCATCGTGGTGATGTCATCTACTTAACAGACGATGGCATGATGGAGGTAACCATGCAGCAACCAACACGTGTTCCTGAGCAGGGCCGGGGGGTAGTAGAGATTAGCGGGCAAGGGAGTGGGTCAGGGTTCCACTATGAATTCAGTGGCACTTTGGACCAAAGCTTGCATGTCTCAGGCAGTGGAGCCCATCATGAAAAACCATCCACTGAGGAGCTTTCCATAGCCCTACAGCCTGGATCCACAATGGCTTATCCAGAGTACGTTGCTAATCTTGCTCAATCAGGACATgaagaggaggaacaggaaAGCCGTGCAGGACCAACAGTTTATGTTGTGACTCCGGATGCAGCCACCGGCAGCCCAACCACAGCACCATCAGTGTCATTATCAACCCCTGCTGTTTTGGAGGAACCTGAAGCAGTAGAAG ACCCCTGTGATCCAAATCCCTGTGGTTCAGGATCCTGCTCTGTGCAGGGAGAGCttgctgtgtgtcagtgtccTAATGGTTTCTCTGGTGAAGACTGCTCAACAC ctgtaCAGGGCTGTGCAGAGGGCTGGTTGGAGTTCAAGGGCAGCTGTTACCTCCACTTTGCGGAACGACACACCTGGTCTGAGGCTGAGCAGCGCTGCCAGGAGCTAAACGCTCACCTGGTCAGCATCAGCTCCCAGGAGGAGCAGCAGTTTGTGAACT CTAATGGTCAGGACTACCAGTGGATAGGACTCAATGACAAAGATGTTCAGAATGAGTTCCACTGGACAGATGGCACTCCTCTG ACATTTGTGAACTGGAGGCCCAACCAACCAGATAACTACTTCGACTCCGGAGAGGATTGTGTGGTGATGATCTGGCATGAGGGTGGTCAGTGGAACGATGTGCCCTGCAACTATCACCTTCCCTTCATCTGCAAGACTGGACCTG TCACATGTGGGGCACCCCCTGAGGTGGAGCACAGCCGGCCGATGGGCGGCAGTAGAGAGCACTACCCCGTCAACTCTATAGTCCGCTACCAGTGTGACCCAGGCTTCACACAGCGCCACCTGCCAGTCATACGCTGTATGGCAAATGGACAGTGGGAGGAGCCACAAGTGGAATGTATAGAGG CCACCGCCAACAGTAACAGGCTACACAAAAGATCCCTCAGAAGCAGAAGTAAAGGGGTCAGCAGCCAACAGGAACAGAGGAAGCTGCTCTGA